The following proteins are co-located in the Pseudomonas fluorescens genome:
- the phnC gene encoding phosphonate ABC transporter ATP-binding protein, which translates to MTHAIHVDHLNKTFAKKSALVDLELTVATGEMVALIGASGSGKSTLLRHLAGLACCDKNNGGSVKVLGREVQASGRLNSKVRRLRSDIGYIFQQFNLVNRLSVLDNVLLGCLGRMPRWRGNLGLFNAEEKQFAMESLARVGLADLAAQRASTLSGGQQQRVAIARALTQRAEVILADEPIASLDPESARKVMEILADINGRDGKTVVVTLHQVDYAMRYCPRAVALKGGRIHFDGHASELSSQFLNDLYGADVDTSLMFSDQTRTTVVPARLALARA; encoded by the coding sequence ATGACTCACGCTATCCATGTCGATCACTTGAACAAGACCTTTGCGAAGAAATCCGCATTAGTCGACCTCGAACTTACCGTTGCCACCGGTGAGATGGTCGCGCTGATTGGCGCTTCCGGCTCCGGCAAGTCGACCTTGCTGCGCCACCTGGCGGGCCTGGCCTGTTGCGACAAGAATAATGGCGGCAGCGTCAAGGTGCTCGGCCGGGAAGTGCAGGCCAGCGGCCGGTTGAACAGCAAGGTGCGGCGCCTGCGCTCCGACATCGGCTACATCTTCCAGCAGTTCAACCTGGTCAACCGCCTGAGTGTGCTCGACAACGTGCTGCTCGGTTGCCTGGGCCGCATGCCGCGCTGGCGTGGCAACCTCGGCCTGTTCAATGCCGAGGAAAAACAGTTCGCCATGGAGTCCCTGGCCCGCGTCGGCCTGGCGGACCTGGCCGCGCAACGTGCTTCCACCTTGTCCGGCGGCCAGCAGCAACGCGTGGCGATTGCCCGGGCCCTGACCCAGCGCGCCGAAGTGATCCTCGCCGATGAACCCATCGCTTCGCTGGACCCGGAGTCGGCCCGCAAGGTCATGGAGATCCTCGCCGACATCAACGGTCGCGACGGCAAGACCGTGGTGGTCACCCTGCACCAAGTCGATTACGCCATGCGTTATTGCCCGCGAGCCGTGGCGCTCAAGGGCGGCCGAATTCACTTCGATGGCCACGCCAGCGAGCTGAGCAGCCAGTTCCTCAATGATTTGTACGGTGCCGATGTCGACACCAGCCTGATGTTTTCCGACCAGACCCGCACCACCGTCGTCCCCGCACGGTTGGCCCTGGCTCGCGCTTGA
- the phnD gene encoding phosphonate ABC transporter substrate-binding protein: protein MLNRIGHVFLSAVLLASVAMGNAQAVDKAINFGIMSTESSQNLKSIWQPFLDDMHKKTGLTINATFASDYAGLIQGMRFNKVDVAWLGNKAAMEAVDRSNGEIFAQTAAANGAAGYWSVLIVRKDSPINNVDDMLKNAKNLTFGNGDPNSTSGYLVPGYYVFAKNHVDAATAFKRTLNSSHEVNALSVAKGQLDVATFNTESWDRLEVTQPDKAALLKVIWKSPLIPADPMVWSKALSDSEKTKIRDFFANYGDTDEEKAVLKNMQLGKFLKSSDDQLLPIRQLELFKQRTTISADDKLEAADKAKKLADIDADLAKLQERITELDKKTAANG, encoded by the coding sequence ATGTTGAACCGTATCGGTCATGTGTTTCTGTCTGCCGTGCTGCTCGCCAGCGTGGCCATGGGCAATGCCCAGGCCGTCGACAAGGCGATCAATTTCGGCATCATGTCCACCGAGTCTTCGCAGAACCTCAAGAGCATCTGGCAGCCCTTTCTGGATGACATGCACAAGAAGACCGGCCTCACCATCAACGCCACCTTCGCCTCCGACTACGCCGGCCTGATCCAGGGCATGCGCTTCAACAAGGTCGACGTGGCCTGGCTGGGCAACAAGGCGGCGATGGAAGCGGTGGACCGTTCCAACGGCGAAATCTTCGCCCAGACCGCTGCCGCCAATGGGGCAGCCGGTTACTGGAGCGTGCTGATCGTGCGCAAGGACAGCCCGATCAACAACGTCGATGACATGCTCAAGAACGCCAAGAACCTGACCTTCGGCAACGGTGACCCGAACTCCACCTCGGGCTACCTGGTACCGGGCTACTACGTGTTCGCCAAGAACCACGTTGATGCCGCCACCGCCTTCAAGCGCACCCTCAATTCCAGCCATGAAGTCAACGCACTGAGCGTGGCCAAGGGGCAGTTGGACGTCGCCACCTTCAACACCGAAAGCTGGGACCGCCTGGAAGTCACCCAGCCCGACAAGGCCGCCCTGCTCAAGGTGATCTGGAAGTCGCCGCTGATCCCCGCCGACCCGATGGTGTGGAGCAAGGCCCTGAGCGACAGCGAGAAAACCAAGATCCGCGATTTCTTCGCCAACTACGGTGACACCGACGAAGAGAAGGCCGTGCTGAAGAACATGCAACTGGGCAAGTTCCTCAAGTCCAGCGACGACCAACTGCTGCCGATCCGCCAACTGGAGCTGTTCAAGCAGCGCACCACCATCAGCGCCGACGACAAGCTGGAGGCCGCCGACAAGGCCAAGAAGCTCGCCGACATCGACGCCGACCTGGCCAAGCTGCAAGAGCGCATCACCGAGCTGGACAAGAAGACCGCAGCCAACGGCTAA
- the phnE gene encoding phosphonate ABC transporter, permease protein PhnE yields the protein MTTLHAEAVGKRTWPQYLGWGLFLILLAWAWHGAEMNPLALYRDSGNMATFAADFFPPDFHEWRSYLKEMIVTVQIALWGTVLAIVCSVPLGILCADNITPWWIHQPLRRVMDAFRSINEMVFAMLFVVAVGLGPFAGVLALWISTTGVLAKLFAEAVEAIDPGPVEGVRATGASALQEVIYGVIPQVMPLWVSYALYRFEANVRSATVVGMVGAGGIGVILWENIRAFQFVQTCAVLLVIIVVVSCIDVLSQRLRKQFI from the coding sequence ATGACTACCTTGCATGCTGAAGCAGTGGGCAAAAGGACTTGGCCGCAGTACCTCGGCTGGGGCCTGTTCCTGATCCTGCTGGCCTGGGCCTGGCACGGCGCCGAAATGAACCCGCTGGCGCTGTACCGCGACTCCGGAAACATGGCGACCTTCGCCGCCGACTTCTTCCCGCCGGACTTCCACGAATGGCGCTCCTACCTCAAGGAGATGATCGTCACCGTGCAAATCGCCCTCTGGGGCACGGTGCTGGCGATTGTCTGCTCGGTGCCGCTGGGCATCCTGTGCGCCGACAACATCACCCCATGGTGGATCCACCAGCCGCTGCGCCGGGTGATGGATGCCTTCCGTTCGATCAACGAAATGGTGTTCGCGATGTTGTTCGTGGTCGCGGTGGGCCTCGGTCCTTTCGCCGGTGTTCTGGCCTTGTGGATCAGCACCACCGGCGTGCTCGCCAAGCTGTTCGCCGAAGCCGTCGAAGCCATCGACCCGGGCCCGGTTGAAGGCGTCAGAGCCACCGGCGCCAGCGCCCTGCAAGAGGTGATCTACGGCGTGATCCCCCAAGTGATGCCGCTGTGGGTGTCCTACGCGCTCTACCGTTTCGAAGCCAACGTGCGCTCGGCGACGGTGGTGGGGATGGTCGGTGCCGGCGGGATCGGCGTGATCCTGTGGGAGAACATCCGCGCCTTCCAGTTCGTGCAGACCTGCGCGGTGCTGCTGGTGATCATCGTGGTGGTGAGCTGTATCGACGTGCTGTCCCAACGCCTGCGCAAGCAGTTCATCTGA
- the phnF gene encoding phosphonate metabolism transcriptional regulator PhnF, translated as MQLSRQDEPVYRELADILRRELSSYQAGDFLPGEVQLAERFGVNRHTLRRAIDELVFEGSLLRRQGKGTQVLDRPLIYPMGAETSYSQSLSAQGVGVEALLLKRRYCFASREEAQQLGIAEMAPMIELQTLRKLNHQPVSLIRHRYCASRAPLLADYNGGSLRHYLRERDLPLTRTHSLIGARLPNRDEAALLMMPRHLPALTVFTLSRDRDGRPVELAQSTSRSDRFQYQVVT; from the coding sequence ATGCAGTTGTCTAGACAAGATGAGCCGGTGTACCGCGAACTCGCCGATATCCTGCGCCGCGAACTGAGCAGCTATCAGGCCGGCGACTTCCTGCCGGGCGAGGTGCAGCTGGCCGAACGCTTTGGCGTGAACCGCCACACCCTGCGCCGGGCCATCGATGAGCTGGTGTTCGAAGGCAGCCTGTTGCGCCGCCAGGGCAAGGGCACCCAAGTGCTCGACCGCCCGCTGATTTACCCGATGGGCGCCGAGACCTCCTACAGCCAATCGCTGTCGGCCCAGGGCGTGGGCGTGGAAGCGCTGCTGCTCAAGCGCCGCTACTGCTTCGCCAGCCGCGAAGAGGCGCAGCAACTGGGCATCGCCGAGATGGCACCGATGATCGAGCTGCAAACCTTGCGCAAGCTCAATCACCAGCCGGTCAGCCTGATCCGCCACCGCTACTGCGCCAGCCGTGCGCCGTTGCTGGCGGACTACAACGGCGGCTCCCTGCGCCATTACCTGCGCGAGCGCGACCTGCCGTTGACCCGCACCCACAGCCTGATCGGCGCGCGCTTGCCCAACCGCGACGAAGCCGCGCTGCTGATGATGCCCCGGCATTTGCCGGCGCTGACGGTATTCACCCTTTCCCGCGATCGCGACGGCCGCCCGGTGGAGCTGGCGCAGTCCACCAGCCGTTCCGATCGCTTCCAGTACCAAGTGGTGACCTGA
- the phnG gene encoding phosphonate C-P lyase system protein PhnG yields MNLSPRQHWIGVLARAFRSELLPHEDALRDVDYQLIRAPEIGMTLVRGRMGGNGAPFNVGEMSVTRCVVRLADGRTGYSYLAGRDKVHAELAALADAHLQGAHPSIWLSDLIRSLANAQAERRAQKEADTAATKVEFFTLVRGEN; encoded by the coding sequence ATGAACCTGTCCCCGCGTCAACACTGGATCGGCGTGCTCGCCCGCGCCTTTCGCAGTGAATTGCTGCCCCATGAAGACGCCCTGCGCGACGTGGATTACCAACTGATCCGCGCCCCGGAAATCGGCATGACCCTGGTGCGCGGCCGCATGGGCGGCAATGGTGCGCCGTTCAACGTCGGCGAAATGAGCGTCACCCGCTGCGTGGTGCGCCTGGCCGACGGCCGCACCGGCTACAGCTACCTGGCCGGGCGCGACAAGGTCCACGCCGAGCTGGCGGCCCTGGCGGATGCGCATTTGCAGGGCGCGCACCCGAGCATCTGGCTCAGCGATTTGATCCGCTCGCTGGCCAACGCCCAGGCCGAACGCCGGGCGCAAAAAGAGGCCGACACCGCCGCCACCAAGGTCGAGTTCTTCACCCTGGTTCGAGGAGAAAACTGA
- the phnH gene encoding phosphonate C-P lyase system protein PhnH, which produces MNAQLLQPAFVDPVLDAQRGFRGALKALAEPGLIQSLPAAPSLEGLAPGTYALCLALLDTDTPLWLAPSFDTPLIRANLAFHCGCPLTTRREEAAFALLGEQDLLDLGGFDHGNDRYPDQSCTLLVQLTDLEAGRALNWQGPGIKTQRQVNLPVPQAFWLERQRRETFPRGLDVLFAAGHHLIGLPRSTRIAQERA; this is translated from the coding sequence ATGAATGCCCAACTCTTGCAACCGGCGTTCGTAGACCCGGTGCTGGATGCCCAGCGCGGTTTTCGCGGCGCCCTCAAGGCCCTCGCCGAGCCCGGTTTGATCCAGTCCTTGCCCGCAGCGCCAAGCCTTGAAGGCCTAGCGCCGGGCACCTACGCGCTGTGCCTGGCACTGCTGGATACGGACACGCCGCTGTGGCTGGCACCGAGCTTCGACACGCCGCTGATTCGCGCCAACCTGGCCTTCCATTGCGGCTGCCCGCTGACCACACGCCGGGAAGAGGCCGCGTTCGCCTTGCTCGGTGAACAGGACTTGCTCGACCTCGGCGGCTTCGACCACGGCAACGACCGCTACCCCGATCAGTCCTGCACCTTGCTGGTCCAGTTGACCGACCTGGAAGCCGGTCGCGCCTTGAACTGGCAAGGCCCGGGGATCAAGACCCAGCGTCAGGTCAACCTGCCGGTGCCTCAAGCCTTCTGGCTGGAGCGCCAACGCCGCGAAACCTTTCCACGTGGCCTGGACGTGTTGTTCGCCGCCGGCCATCACCTGATCGGCCTGCCACGCAGTACCCGAATTGCACAGGAGCGTGCCTGA
- a CDS encoding carbon-phosphorus lyase complex subunit PhnI, which yields MYVAVKGGEQAIDNAHRLLAKKRRGDTSIPELNVEQIREQLPLAVARVMSEGSLYDTELAALAIKQAAGDLVEAIFLLRAYRTTLPRFSPSLPIDTAQMSLSRRLSATFKDVPGGQLLGPTFDYTHRLLDFALLAEGEYPGPQTAPDATLEACPRVLGLLAKEGLIKNESDDTGSVADITRDPLEYPANRAQRLQALARGDEGFLLALGYSTQRGYGRNHPFAGEIRIGDVEVWIDPQELGFPVCLGSIEVTECEMVNQFVGSATELAQFTRGYGLAFGHAERKAMGMALVDRSLRASEFNEEIVSPAQQEEFVLSHCDNVEAAGFVSHLKLPHYVDFQSELELIRKLRQPAEGTRHE from the coding sequence ATGTACGTAGCCGTCAAGGGTGGCGAACAGGCCATCGACAATGCCCACCGCCTGCTGGCGAAAAAACGCCGGGGCGATACATCCATTCCTGAACTGAACGTGGAGCAGATCCGCGAGCAACTGCCGCTGGCGGTCGCCCGGGTGATGAGCGAAGGCTCGTTGTACGACACGGAGCTTGCCGCACTGGCGATCAAGCAAGCGGCGGGGGATCTGGTGGAAGCGATCTTCCTGCTGCGGGCCTACCGCACCACGTTGCCGCGCTTCAGCCCGAGCCTGCCGATCGACACCGCGCAGATGTCGTTGAGCCGACGTTTGTCGGCCACGTTCAAGGACGTGCCGGGCGGCCAACTGCTGGGCCCGACCTTCGACTACACCCATCGCCTGCTGGATTTTGCGCTGCTGGCCGAAGGTGAATACCCTGGCCCGCAAACCGCACCGGATGCGACTCTGGAAGCGTGCCCGCGGGTGCTGGGCTTGCTGGCCAAGGAAGGCCTGATCAAGAACGAATCCGACGACACCGGCAGCGTCGCCGACATCACCCGCGACCCCCTGGAATACCCGGCCAACCGTGCCCAGCGCCTGCAAGCCCTGGCCCGTGGCGATGAGGGTTTCCTGCTCGCGCTGGGTTACTCCACCCAGCGCGGGTACGGCCGCAACCACCCATTCGCCGGTGAGATTCGCATTGGCGACGTAGAGGTGTGGATCGACCCGCAAGAACTGGGTTTCCCGGTCTGCCTGGGCAGCATCGAAGTCACCGAGTGCGAGATGGTCAACCAGTTCGTCGGCTCGGCCACCGAGCTGGCGCAGTTCACCCGCGGCTACGGTCTGGCGTTCGGGCATGCCGAGCGCAAGGCCATGGGCATGGCCCTGGTGGACCGCTCGCTGCGGGCCAGCGAGTTCAACGAAGAGATCGTCTCGCCGGCCCAGCAGGAAGAATTCGTACTGTCCCACTGCGACAACGTCGAGGCGGCGGGCTTTGTGTCCCACCTCAAATTGCCTCACTACGTGGACTTCCAGTCCGAGCTGGAACTGATCCGCAAACTGCGCCAACCGGCCGAGGGCACCCGCCATGAATGA
- a CDS encoding alpha-D-ribose 1-methylphosphonate 5-phosphate C-P-lyase PhnJ, whose protein sequence is MNDLTQTPARDPAYNFAYLDEQTKRMIRRALLKAVAIPGYQVPFGGREMPLPYGWGTGGMQLTAAILGADDVLKVIDQGADDTTNAVSIRRFFARTAGVATTESTPDATVIQTRHRIPETPLQADQIMVYQVPIPEPLRFIEPSETETRTMHALNDYGVMHVKLYEDIATFGHIATSYAYPVMVDERYVMDPSPIPKFDNPKLDMSPALMLFGAGREKRLYAVPPYTQVNSLDFEDHPFEVQKWEHNCAICGSHDSFLDELILDDAGTQSFVCSDTWYCAQRVKESNQ, encoded by the coding sequence ATGAATGACCTGACTCAAACGCCTGCGCGTGACCCGGCGTACAACTTCGCCTACCTGGATGAGCAGACCAAACGCATGATCCGCCGCGCCTTGCTCAAGGCCGTGGCGATCCCCGGTTACCAGGTGCCGTTCGGTGGCCGCGAGATGCCGCTGCCTTACGGCTGGGGCACCGGCGGCATGCAATTGACCGCCGCAATTCTGGGGGCCGACGACGTGCTCAAGGTGATCGACCAGGGCGCCGACGACACCACTAACGCCGTGTCGATCCGCCGCTTTTTCGCGCGCACGGCGGGGGTTGCCACCACCGAAAGCACCCCGGACGCCACGGTGATCCAGACCCGCCACCGCATCCCGGAAACTCCGTTGCAGGCCGACCAGATCATGGTTTACCAGGTGCCTATCCCGGAGCCGCTGCGCTTTATCGAGCCGTCGGAAACCGAGACCCGCACCATGCACGCCCTCAATGACTACGGGGTGATGCACGTAAAGCTCTACGAAGACATCGCCACCTTCGGCCATATCGCCACCAGCTACGCCTACCCAGTAATGGTGGACGAGCGCTACGTGATGGACCCCTCGCCGATCCCGAAATTCGACAACCCGAAACTCGACATGAGCCCGGCGCTGATGCTGTTCGGTGCCGGTCGCGAAAAGCGCCTGTACGCGGTGCCGCCGTACACCCAGGTCAACAGCCTGGACTTTGAAGACCACCCCTTCGAAGTGCAGAAGTGGGAACACAACTGCGCCATCTGCGGCAGTCACGATTCGTTCCTCGATGAGCTGATTCTGGATGACGCCGGCACCCAGAGTTTTGTGTGTTCCGACACCTGGTACTGCGCCCAACGGGTGAAGGAGAGCAACCAATGA
- the phnK gene encoding phosphonate C-P lyase system protein PhnK yields MIQALMKQPPLSVPVEPLLQVRDLSLLYGPEKGCQGVSFDLYPGEVLGIVGESGSGKSTLLSLLSGRLPPQAGNIGYRGKDGEWLDLYSASEAERRTLLRTEWGFVEQNPRDGLRMGVSAGANIGERLMAQGVRNYQQLRGAGLDWLSQVEIDPQRIDDLPRTFSGGMQQRLQIARNLVSSPRLVFMDEPTGGLDVSVQARLLDLLRGLVRELDLAVVIVTHDLAVARLLADRLMVMRRSRVVETGLTDQILDDPQHPYSQLLVSSVLQP; encoded by the coding sequence ATGATCCAGGCCTTGATGAAACAACCACCGCTGAGCGTGCCCGTCGAGCCGTTGTTGCAAGTGCGTGACCTGTCGCTGCTGTACGGCCCGGAAAAGGGCTGCCAGGGCGTGAGCTTCGACCTGTATCCCGGCGAAGTGCTGGGGATTGTCGGCGAGTCGGGCTCGGGCAAATCCACCTTGCTCTCGCTGCTCAGCGGTCGCCTGCCGCCCCAGGCCGGCAACATTGGCTATCGCGGCAAGGACGGCGAATGGCTGGACCTGTACAGCGCCAGCGAAGCCGAGCGCCGCACCTTGCTGCGCACCGAATGGGGCTTTGTCGAGCAGAACCCACGGGACGGCTTGCGCATGGGCGTCTCGGCCGGCGCCAACATTGGCGAGCGCCTGATGGCCCAGGGCGTGCGTAATTATCAGCAGCTGCGCGGCGCGGGTCTGGACTGGCTGAGCCAGGTGGAAATCGACCCGCAACGCATCGACGACTTGCCCCGGACCTTCTCCGGCGGCATGCAACAGCGCCTGCAAATCGCCCGCAACCTCGTCTCCAGCCCGCGTCTTGTCTTCATGGACGAACCCACCGGCGGCCTGGACGTGTCGGTGCAAGCGCGCTTGCTCGACCTGTTGCGTGGCCTGGTGCGCGAGCTGGACCTGGCCGTGGTGATCGTGACCCACGACCTCGCCGTAGCACGCTTGCTGGCCGACCGCCTGATGGTGATGCGCCGTTCGCGGGTGGTGGAAACCGGGCTGACGGACCAGATCCTCGACGATCCACAGCACCCTTACTCTCAACTGCTGGTGTCTTCGGTATTGCAGCCATGA
- the phnL gene encoding phosphonate C-P lyase system protein PhnL yields MNALIEVRDLSKTFTLHQQHGVVLNVLRGVEFSVKGGECLVLHGQSGAGKSTLLRTLYGNYLPAGGSIRVQHLGEWLELVGAEPREVLQVRQQTLGYVSQFLRVIPRVACLDVVMEPALARGWSRDLARSRAELLLSRLNIPQRLWQLAPGTFSGGEQQRVNIARGFMVAWPVMLLDEPTASLDDSNRQVVLELMNEAKAAGAALIGIFHDRAAREAVADRHFDMTPAPVAQEEYAHAR; encoded by the coding sequence ATGAATGCCTTGATCGAGGTCCGTGACCTCTCGAAAACCTTCACCTTGCACCAGCAACACGGCGTGGTGCTGAACGTGCTGCGCGGGGTGGAGTTCAGCGTGAAAGGCGGCGAGTGCCTGGTGCTGCACGGCCAGTCCGGCGCCGGTAAAAGCACCTTGCTGCGCACCTTGTACGGCAACTATCTGCCGGCGGGTGGCAGCATCCGCGTGCAGCACCTCGGCGAATGGCTGGAGCTGGTGGGTGCCGAGCCCCGTGAGGTGTTGCAAGTGCGCCAGCAGACCCTTGGCTATGTCAGCCAGTTTCTGCGGGTGATCCCGCGTGTGGCCTGCCTGGACGTGGTGATGGAGCCGGCCCTGGCCCGCGGCTGGTCCCGGGACCTGGCGCGCTCCCGTGCCGAACTTTTGCTCAGCCGCCTGAACATTCCCCAGCGCCTGTGGCAGCTGGCGCCCGGCACCTTTTCCGGTGGCGAACAACAGCGGGTCAACATCGCCCGCGGCTTCATGGTGGCCTGGCCAGTGATGCTGCTGGACGAACCCACCGCGTCACTCGACGACAGCAATCGCCAGGTGGTGCTGGAACTGATGAACGAAGCCAAGGCAGCCGGTGCCGCCTTGATCGGCATCTTCCACGACCGCGCCGCCCGTGAAGCGGTCGCCGACCGCCATTTCGACATGACCCCCGCGCCTGTTGCCCAAGAGGAATACGCCCATGCCCGCTGA
- a CDS encoding alpha-D-ribose 1-methylphosphonate 5-triphosphate diphosphatase yields MPAEQILSNAQVVTADRVFLGSVVLRDGLIVDIAEGRSQLPQAQDLDGDCLLPGLVELHTDNLEKHMTPRPGVDWPSTSAVLSHDAQIIAAGITTVFDAVSIGDVNPKGNRMQKLPAMLNAIAAAESAGLTRAEHHLHLRCELCHPDTLSVFRDLVENPLVRLVSVMDHSPGQRQFVLESKYREYYMGKYHLNDETMDAFIKLQMANSKEYSDRYRAAIVEHCLTRGLSVASHDDATLAHVEESAGYGMTIAEFPTTLEAARGCQELNMKVLMGAPNVVRGGSHSGNVAAAGLAAEGLLDILSSDYYPASLLQAAFVLADQQDGGDLSRAVKMISLAPAHAAGLSDRGEIAVGLRADLVQAKKSRDGLPVVQQVWRQAKRVF; encoded by the coding sequence ATGCCCGCTGAGCAGATCCTCAGTAATGCCCAGGTCGTCACCGCTGACCGTGTATTTCTTGGCTCGGTGGTGCTGCGTGACGGGCTGATCGTCGACATCGCCGAAGGCCGCAGCCAGTTGCCCCAGGCCCAGGACCTGGACGGTGATTGCCTGCTGCCGGGCCTCGTGGAATTGCACACCGACAACCTGGAAAAACACATGACCCCGCGCCCCGGCGTGGACTGGCCGTCCACCTCGGCGGTGCTCAGCCATGACGCGCAGATCATCGCGGCCGGCATCACCACGGTGTTCGACGCGGTGTCCATCGGCGATGTGAACCCCAAGGGCAACCGCATGCAGAAACTGCCGGCGATGCTCAACGCCATTGCCGCTGCCGAAAGCGCCGGCCTGACCCGTGCCGAACACCACCTGCACCTGCGTTGCGAGCTGTGCCACCCGGACACGTTGAGCGTGTTTCGCGACCTGGTGGAAAACCCGCTGGTGCGCCTGGTGTCGGTGATGGACCACTCGCCGGGCCAGCGCCAGTTCGTGCTCGAATCCAAGTACCGTGAGTACTACATGGGCAAGTACCACCTGAACGACGAGACCATGGATGCGTTCATCAAGCTGCAAATGGCCAACTCGAAGGAATACAGCGACCGCTACCGCGCCGCGATCGTCGAGCATTGCCTGACGCGCGGGCTGTCGGTGGCCAGCCATGACGATGCAACCCTGGCACATGTCGAGGAGTCGGCGGGCTACGGCATGACCATCGCCGAATTCCCCACCACCCTGGAAGCGGCGCGGGGCTGCCAGGAACTGAACATGAAAGTACTGATGGGCGCGCCGAACGTGGTGCGCGGCGGGTCCCACTCGGGTAATGTGGCCGCCGCCGGCCTGGCTGCCGAGGGATTGCTGGATATACTTTCCAGTGACTACTACCCGGCCAGCCTGCTGCAGGCGGCGTTCGTGCTGGCCGATCAGCAGGACGGCGGCGATCTTTCCCGGGCGGTGAAGATGATCAGCCTGGCGCCGGCACATGCTGCGGGCCTGAGTGATCGCGGCGAAATCGCCGTGGGCCTGCGGGCCGATCTGGTGCAAGCGAAAAAAAGCCGCGACGGACTGCCAGTGGTCCAACAAGTCTGGCGACAAGCGAAGAGGGTGTTTTGA